Proteins co-encoded in one Enterobacter sp. R4-368 genomic window:
- the cmoM gene encoding tRNA uridine 5-oxyacetic acid(34) methyltransferase CmoM, whose product MKDRNFDDIAEKFSRNIYGTTKGQLRQAILWQDLEALLARMGNQPLRVLDAGGGEGQTAIRMAQLGHHVTLCDVSKAMITRAQAAAEEKGVSGNMHFIQCAVQDVAQHLESPVDLILFHAVLEWVAEPVPVLQILWSVLRPGGALSLMFYNADGLLMHNMVAGNFDYVKVGMPKRKKRTLSPDFPRAPADVYGWLEQIGWQITGKTGVRVFHDYLREKHQQHDCFDALLELETRYCRQEPYISLGRYIHVTALKPQIDERTNDE is encoded by the coding sequence ATGAAGGATCGCAATTTCGACGATATTGCCGAGAAGTTCTCGCGCAACATCTACGGCACGACTAAAGGTCAGCTACGTCAGGCGATTCTGTGGCAGGATCTTGAGGCACTGTTGGCCCGGATGGGCAACCAGCCATTGCGTGTGCTGGATGCTGGCGGCGGTGAAGGCCAGACGGCGATTCGCATGGCGCAGTTGGGTCATCACGTCACGCTCTGTGATGTGTCGAAAGCGATGATCACACGTGCCCAGGCGGCGGCAGAAGAGAAAGGTGTGAGCGGTAACATGCATTTTATACAATGCGCCGTTCAGGACGTTGCTCAGCATTTGGAATCGCCAGTTGATCTGATATTGTTCCATGCTGTGCTGGAATGGGTCGCAGAACCGGTTCCTGTATTGCAAATATTGTGGTCGGTGTTACGCCCCGGCGGCGCGTTGTCATTAATGTTTTACAATGCCGACGGCTTGCTGATGCACAACATGGTGGCAGGAAATTTTGACTATGTGAAAGTCGGTATGCCGAAGCGCAAAAAACGTACCCTTTCCCCGGATTTTCCGCGTGCTCCTGCGGATGTTTATGGCTGGCTCGAACAGATTGGCTGGCAGATAACGGGCAAAACGGGTGTGCGCGTGTTTCACGATTATCTGCGCGAAAAACACCAGCAGCATGACTGCTTTGACGCGTTACTTGAACTGGAAACACGCTATTGCCGCCAGGAACCCTATATTAGCCTTGGCCGCTATATTCACGTGACCGCGCTTAAGCCGCAAATCGATGAAAGGACAAACGATGAGTGA